The nucleotide sequence CTCTATATCGCGCTGTTCATCGGCCTTCCTCGGGTACACCTTAGATAACTTTTTTAGTAATCCTGCATTGATCGAAAAAATAAAAAATTTATGCTGTGGTTGTTTTCTGCCTCTTTCAGAGTCAAAAGCAACTGTATCCCAATATTTTAACCATTGGTCTACCTCTATAATAGGTATGCGTTTAGTTGTATTCATTATGGTTTGAACTATAGTTGAACTGCACTCTATGTACAGGAAACACTAATTTTAATTACTATTTCCTTGTGATGGCAAGATACGCATTTGTTCTTAATATAAACTTCCAATGTCTCTATCGGCATAGTTTATCTTTTACTCAATAGATTAAAGAAAAAATTTCTTCACCTAAGTTGAGCAAGTCCTTCCTTACGGCTACAAATTTATGTAGTGCATAACACTTCATCTTTGTCAATGCTTTCTTTTTTCGTGTTTGTGTGTCATACACTATGTATGACAGAAAGTACTTTAAGCCCTACACCTAACGAAAAACCTATTAAAATTAAGTATACAATAGTATCAATAAAGAAATAAGCATCTTCATGGGTCTTATATCTGTTGTACAATGTGGTAAAAAATTAATCAATACGATATAAGCCTAAAGGACTTTTGATCAAAAGTCCTTTAGGCTTATATCGTATTGATTACCAGAATGGTATTACCCTTGCACGTCATCTGGCGTAAGCTTAGTGCCTAAGTACTCGTGATAGAGCCAGCGAACGACTTGGGTGCGGAGCAGAAGGTCGTCGGTTAGAAACACAATTAAAGGGATACGCCCCGTTTCCAGGGGATGAAATCGTTTTGGCCGTGGCGCACAGCCGCTACCTCGGCTTCACCACTCGCTACGGCGATAACGTAATCGAGCAGTCGGTCAGCGACCTGATCGAGCGTTTCGGTGCCGTCTATGATCGTTCCGGTGTTGATGTCGATAATATCGGGCATCCGATTGGCTAAGGCCGTATTGCTCGACAGTTTCACCACCGGTGCAATGGGATTGCCTGTCGGTGTCCCTAATCCGGTCGTGAATAGCACCACCGTGGCACCCGAGGCTACCTCGGCCGTCGTGGACTCTACGTCGTTGCCGGGCGTGCAGAGCAGGCTCAGACCGGGTCGGGTGACGGGCTCGGGATAATCGAGCACATCCACAATGGGCGACGACCCTCCTTTTTTAGCGGCTCCCGCCGATTTCATAGCATCGGTAATGAGGCCGTCCTTGATGTTGCCCGGCGAAGGGTTCATATCGAAGCCGGAACCCGCTTCACGAGCCCGTTGCGCGTAAATGTCCATTAACTGCCGGAATCGGCTGGCTGTAGCCCGGTCGACGCAGCGGTCGCTCAGTTCCTGCTCTACTCCGCAGAGTTCGGGAAATTCGGAGAGGATAACTGTACCGCCCAGGCCTACCAGCCGGTCCGATACCTGCCCCAGTACGGGGTTAGCCGAGATGCCTGAAAAACCATCGGAGCCGCCACATTCCAGACCAACAGTTAGTTTACTGAGCGGGGCTGGCTGCCGGTTGCAGGCGTTGGCCTGGATCAGCCCGGCCATCGTTTGCCGCATGGCCTGATCGAGCAGGGATTCTTCCGTACCAATTTGCTGCTGTTCCAAAATGTACAGGGGACGGGCAAAGCCGGGCGACCGCTTTTGAATCTCATCCTGCAACAGAGCGATCTGGGCATTCTGGCAACCTAAACTCAACACCGTAGCTCCGGCCACATTGGGGTGCGTAATGTAGCCCGCCAGTAAACCACACAGCGCCTGCGCGTCCTGGCGCGTACCGCCACAGCCGCCGTCATGCGTCAGGAACTTCACCCCGTCTACGTTCGGAAAGAGTCGGTTGCGAGCCGCTCCTAGTCCGGTTACAGTACTGGCAAAAGAAGCCGTCAAGAGTTCATCCGGACTGCGACCAGTTTCTACCAGCGCGGCCAATTGCCGGGCATGCTGCACGTAGGAATCGACCCGGCCGTAGCCAAGCGCATCAGTCAGGGCCGCTTCCAATACCTAAATGTTGCGGTTTTCGCAGAAAACAAGCGGAATCACTAACCAGTAATTCGCCGTACCAACGCGCCCGTCCTCGCGATGATAGCCCTGAAAGGTGCGGTGCCGCCATTGGTCCAGAGCAGGGGGTGCCCACGTATAGGTAGCATCAGACAGACGGTAGTCGCTGGTAGCGTGCTTCACGTTAAATGTCGTTAGTCGGCTACCCGCCGGGATGGGCTGTTTGGCGTGGCCTACCAGCACACCGTACATCGTAATGGGATCGCCAGGTGCCAGGTTACGTAAACTCAGTTTATGTTTGGCCGGAATAACCTCTGTGGTTAGCAGGGTTGTAGAACCTGATGCGATCAGTTCCTCAGCGGGCAAATCAGTTAAGGCTACTAATACAGAGTCATCAGGATGCAGATGCAGAACGGAGCGGGTCATAGCGAAACAGATTCGGGACGGGTAAAGAACGTAGCCACCGTAGCAGCCGGGCCGTGGGTGATAAACTGAGTCAAATAGGTCGATACCGCTTTGGCCAAACCGGGTAGTTGGGCAAGGTCATGCCCCCAGAGCGAACGGTTTTCCAGCACGATGGTCACCAGAGCCTCGGCTGACTTCGACTGCCACAGCTCGGCAAAATAGCCCGCCCGCTCATCCTGAATGGAATAGGCTTCACCCGCCCATTCGCCGTACCAGACGCCCTCGCTTTCGCGGATCGGGCGGGTGAAGAGCAGGTAGCCCGCCAGTCCCATGGCCATGTAACGGGGCACGGTGCCAAATTGAGTGTAGTAATGCAGGAGCGTTGGCACGATACGTTGCTGCATTTTAGCCGAGTACTGCATGGTGATGGCCAGCCAGCGATGTTCAATGTAGGGATTCTGAAACCGATCGAGGATATCCAGCGCAAACCGTTGAGCTGTTTTCTCGTCCATCGCATACGGAATGCCGGGCACTAATTCAGCCAGCAGTAAGCTCCGCATGTAAACAGAAAAGGTTTCATGCTGCATGGCCTCTGAAACGGTGCGGCAACCGATCAGATGAGCCAGGCCGCAACTAAGCGTATGCGCCCCATTGAGCAGGCGGAGTTTCAGTTCGCGAAACAGGGTAATGTTGGGCTGAATCCAGACGCCCCGGTCGGCCTCGTGGAACGACAGCGCGGCCCGGACCCGTTCTTCGCTGGCTCCTGGCGGCACCTCAATCGCCCAGAGCCGATAGGTTTCGGCAATGGTGAGCAGCTTGTCTTCGTAACCCAGTTGCGCTTCAAGATTCTGGTGCGTGGTTGGGTCGGGCGTACCCGGCACGATCCGATCCACCAGGGAGTTGCAAAACGTATTAGCCGATTCGAGCCAGTCGATAAACTCAGTATCCAGGCCGTTACGGTGCGCCAGTTCCAGCACGATGCGTTCCAGCTTGCTGCCGTTATCGACCACCAGTTCGGTCGGGACAATGACCAGGCCCCGCGCCGGATCGCCCTCAAAGGCCAGGTAACGGGCCAGCAAAACCGCCAGCAGCTTGCCTGGAAATGACCTGGGGGGCTCCTGCCGAACGTCATCCTGCTCCAGTTGAATGCCAACTTCGGTGGTATTTGAGATGACCACCTGCAGGTCAGGACTGGCGGCTACTTCGAGGATCTCGGCCCACTGGCTGCTGGCTGATAGGACCCGGCTAATGGCCGAACAAATGCTATTTTCTTCGCTAATCTGCCCTTGCTCAACGCCCCGGACACAGAGCGTATACAGGTTATCCTGTTCACGAAAGGCCGATAAGTCACCTCCGTTCGTTGATTTAACAGCCACGATCCGGCCATTGAACAGCCCCTGCCGGTTGGCCTTATCAATCAGGTAGTCGGGCAGGCCACGCAGCAGGGCACCCGTACCGAATTGCAATACGGTTTCGGGCAAATGCAGCCTGGAATCGGGCAAAACAGCCACGTCGAGAGTGGCCTGATTCAGCAGATAATCAGCAGAAAGTTGCATTCGAATACGAGTTATGCAGTGTAAGATTAGGGGCAGAATCAGGCAAAAAAAAGGAATCAGGCGGCTTTTTTCACGCAATCGTTGTCGGGAACGTTGCCGGTGGCTAACAAGTAAATTTTTACGAACAGGACTTATTGAAGTACGCATTAAAGCGCCATTACCGTGGAAGCAATCACCATCAAGGACATCGCGCGGGCACTTAATCTGTCCACCTCAACTGTTTCCAGGGCCTTGCGGGGCAGCTACGAAATCAGCCCGGAAACCAAACGGCTGGTTATGGAGTATGCCGAACGAATGGAGTACCGACCTAATCCAATTGCTCTAAGCCTGAAAGCGAATCGTAGTAAGGTGCTGGGGGTGATTGTGCCGCAGATTGCCAACCACTTTTTCTCGCAGGCGATCAACGGCATCGAAGCTATAGCTTACAACCGGGGCTACCACGTCATGATCATGCAGAGCCACGAAAACTACGAGCGCGAACTGATTGCCGTACAGCAGGCTCTGGTTCGGAAAGTAGACGGGCTGCTGCTGTCGCTGTCGAGCCAGACAACCGACATTGCGCATTTGCAGTCCCTGCACGACAAAAAATTCCCCCTGGTGCTGTTCGACCGCGTGGCCTCCGCGCTGGACGTTCCTAAAATTATTGCCGACAATTACGAAGGCGCCTTTGCCGCCACCGAACACCTGATTCAGGCGGGTCGCCGACGCATTGCCCATATTGGCATTGCGACCTATATGTCTATTACACAGGAGCGGCTGGCGGGCTACCGGGCTGCGCTCGAAAAACACGGCCTTCCTTTCGACGAAACGCTGATTCGGCACGTTGGCCTGGGGCAGCACGAAATTGACCCGATCGTAAGCGAACTACTGAGCCAGTCACCGGCGCCCGATGCAATTTTTACGGCCAGTGACCGGCTGGCTCTCGGTTGTATGACGGCTCTACGTCAGTTTGGTGTGCAGATACCCGAGCAGGTAGCCTTAGTGGGCTTCACCAATTTAACTGTGGCTCATCTGCTCGCTCCTCCCCTGACTACTATTGAACAACCCGCCCAGGAAATTGGGCAGATGGCGGCTGAGCGGCTAATTCTCCAGATTGAACGACCTCAGCATAAACCCATTAGCGACATTCAAAAACTGCCCACGAAGCTGGTGGTGCGTGAATCAACGGCTGGTGGGATGAAGTAGTAAGCGTTTGTGCCTGTAATTGTCACTGAAAACACAGCTTAACTCTAACTACTGAACCCAGGTAATCGAGTTGATGTAGGATGCCTATTTGCTAAGCTGACCACAGAAAAAGTACAAATTGCAGCAATAAAAGAAGTTTAGGTTACCACATCACATCTTCATCAAAAATAGGCCCTTATGAACCACTTTTTCGCTATTTGATCGAATTGATAACGTTCCCGGCAACGATTGCGCAGAAATAGTTAAACTTTTACTTGGCAGATTTAAGCAGGCTTCCCAACTTAATAACACGGATAAACAGCAGCCCACTTTCTAGAGGCAAGGCTGTTTCTCGGAAAAGTCCAATCCACAATCAGACTGGGAACCTTACCTATGAATCTTAAATCGCTACCCGACGAGATACTCCTTATCCGCCTTCGTACAGGAGACGAGGCCGCTTTTCGGGAGATTTATCAGCGGTATTGGAAAAAGCTGTATAGCGTTGCCCGACGTAAAATCGAATCGCTGGACGCGGTTGAGGAGCTAGTCCAGGACATTTTCCTCAAATTGTGGGAACGTCGTCATGAGTTACGTATTGAACGCCTGGACGCATACCTGTTTACTGCCGTTCGGTATGCGACCATCAATCACATCAAATCAAACCTGATTCACGAGAAATACGCAGAGTACGCTTATACCCACCTCCCGGAAGCCTCATCGACGACCGAAGAGCAAATGGATCTGGACGAACTAATTGAGGCCGTTGAAAGGCAGTTAAATGACCTCCCCGAGAAGACCAGCCAGATTTTTAGACTGAACCGCCTTGAGTATCAATCGGTAAAAGAGATTTCGTCCCGAATGAACGTACCCGAGCGGACAGTTGAATACCATCTCAGCCAGGCAATTAAAGCGCTGCGTATCTATTTGCGAGACTATATTCTCACCGGCTTGTTCTTCTCTTGTTTGCTATAATCAGGTATTACCTCATCCCACTTAGGGCGTTCATTCTATAGTATTATTTCAATAAAATTTACTGACAATACCCACAAATACTAGACAATTCAAATAATTGATAAAACTATTTGCGGTCTTTAGCCCGGGTGTTTGACTTAGTTAGTGTAAATCCATTGCTAACGATTCATGAGCCGCAAAAAATTTGGGCAACTCTTACAGAAATACCTCAGAGGAGAGTGTACACCGGCTGAACGGGCATTTGTTGAGCATTGGTACGGCTTGCTGGAAACCGAAACCAGTTCATCGGAAGCAGAGCTCGACATGAACGAGCTCGAGAACCGACTCTGGAATCAGATCCAACGTAAGATGGATACTGAGCCGAAGAATAGTCCGGGGCGAGTACTTCCCTTACAAACGGCGCGGTATCGCTGGATTGGGATTGCGGCTTCTCTACTGCTGGTGGGCTGGTGGTATTTCACCTATTCGACAAGTACTACGTCGACAGCGGTTGATTCGTCAATAGCCCTTAGCAAGTCGGACTGGCTGGAACGAACAAACACTTCTGGCCAGCCTCTGCTCATTCGCCTGGAAGATGGGAGCGCGGTTCAACTGGCCACACACAGCTCATTACGCTTTCCGAAGCATTTCACCGTAGAAAAGAGAGTCGTTTATCTGACCGGCGACGCCTTTTTTCAGGTGGCGAAAATGCCCTCCCGACCCTTTTATGTTCACGCGGGCAGCGTCGTAACAAAGGTTCTGGGAACAAGCTTTTTCGTCAGAAGCCCGTCGAGCGCCCAACAGGTTCGGGTTGAAGTGGTAACCGGGCGGGTTGCGGTATACAAAGACACCCCAAAGAAAGAGGTGACAACCAATGGAGTAGTATTAAGTCCCAATCAGACCGCTACGTTTTTTGAGCAAGAACAACACTTTGTAACGGGCCTTGTCGACTCGCCCCGCATCATACAAACGCCGATAGCTGAAAAGAAATCAATTGCTTTTCAGTTTGATGATACGCCCCTCGCGGACGTGTTAGCGCGGATGGAGCAGGCGTATGGAATTGATTTCGAGGCAGAAAACGAAGAAATAAACAGTTGCCCCCTAACGGCTGATCTGACGAATCAGCCGCTCCATACCCAGTTGGAAATCATCTGTGCCGCCCTGAAGGCTACTTATCAGGTGCAGGGAACTACCATCCTGATTAGTGGAAAAGGCTGCGGACGCTAGAATGTCTGTTCCAATTTTCTCTCCGGCATTCAAGCTAATAGCTAATGGCGAGACTTGTGGGCCACCCCTCTGAACTTTAGAAAACCTACTCAGGCGATTGATATGAGCCAGCACCAACTTTCTCCGGCTTCGGCCAGCCGATCAACGACGCAACCCAGAAGGAGCAACTTGTCAACGATATAGTAAATAAAACCCTTAAGCATATGAAAAAACTTGAAACTGTCAGTATAAGCAGCTTTTCAAATCGGCGGACTAAACCGTTTATGGGGCTTATACACTTTTCGGTAGTGCAGCTCATGCTGATTCTGGTCGGCGCAAGTGTTTCGCTGGCCCTGGATGGGTACGGTCAGGAATTGATGAACCGACCGGTTACCTTAAAAATAGAGGGACAGCGATTACGCGTGGTACTTGCGCAAATTGAACGCCAGACGGCCGCCCGGTTTGTGTACAGTTCGAAAGCCGTTAATGTGGATCAGCCGGTTACGATCTCGTTGACGGATAAACGCCTGAATGAAGCGCTGAACGAACTGCTCAAACCGTTAAGGCTGGCCTACCGACTCGTAGGAGGTCAGATCGTTCTCGAAGCCGATGGGCATACGAGAGTAGAACCTCAAAACGCTGAGTCGGCAGACCGGGTAGTTACGGGGAAGGTCACGGATGAGAAAAATGCCGGCCTGCCCGGGGTTAGCGTTGTGGTGAAAGGCTCCACGCGGGGCTCAACAACGGACGCTAACGGAGCCTTCAGACTAACCGTACCCGACGGCAATGGAGTCGTGCTGATGTTTTCGTTTGTCGGCTATCAGAGCCAGGACATACAGGTCGGCAATCAGGAAACGATCAATGTATCACTGGTTCCTGACGTAAGTGCGCTGGATGAAGTCGTGGTGATTGGCTACGGAGCAGTGCGGAAGAAAGACCTGACCGGCTCGGTCGTACAACTAAAGAGTGAAGAGTTAAAGGAAGTGCCAACCGCCAACGTACTGGAAGCCGCTCAGGGTAAGATTGCCGGAGCCGACATTACCCGCAGCAGCGGACAGGCAGGCGCCCGGGTAAACATCTCTATACGCGGTAACCGTTCGATTGGTGGTAATAATGCACCGCTGATTATTGTCGACGGTATCCAGTACAGTAACTTGGAAGACATCAACGCCAATGACATCGAAACGATGGACGTCCTTAAGGATGCGTCGTCCATCGCCATTTACGGATCGCGGGGTGCCAACGGGGTAATTCTGATTACGACGAAAAAGGGAAAGACGGGCAAACCCGACATTTCGTTCAATGCCTATTCGGGTATCTCGGAGGTAACGATGTACCCAAAGGCAATGGACATCAATGGCTTTCGTGATTTCAAGCGCGAAGCCTGGCGGGCGGCTGGTGTCTGGAAGAGTCCGGCCGATGATGCTGCTATTTTTACGAACGTAGCCGAATACGATGCCCTACAGAAAGGTCTCTGGACCGACTACCAGGATGCCCTGATTCATAATGGCCTGCAACAGGATTATCAGGTTGGTATCCGCGCGGGTACCGATCGGTTGAAGTCCTACGTATCCGTTGATTATTTCAACGAAAAAGGCATCCTGAAGCTCGATGAGTTAAAGCGGTATACGGGTCGCCTGAACGTTGACTACACCATTACCGACTGGATGAAGATTGGGCTCCAGAGCCAGCTTACGTATTACAACCAGAGCTTACGCCGGGACCCGCTCAATCAGGCTAATAAAATCAGTCCGCTGGGTTCGCTTTATGATGCCAACGGCAACTTCAACTACATCATGCTGGACGGCCAGACGGCCAACCCTTTATCGGATGAGCAGCCGAACGTATTCAACAACTCGGTGCTGACAACCCGCATTCTGACCAATGGTTATCTTGAGATAACCCCGTTCAAAGGCTTTACGGCCCGGAGTACGATTGGCGTCAACCTGGCCTCGATTCGGGACGGTTCCTATGCTTCGCCCAAGTCCATTGATCGCTCGCTGACGGGTAAATCCCTGTCTATGTACAACGCCAGCAACAGCCGCAGCATCAACTGGGAAAACGTCGTTACGTATCAGCGGAGCGCAGGCCAGCATGCCATGACCCTGACCGGTATTGCCAGCTATATCGGCAATATGTCCGATAATGTAGCCGCTTCGGGTGTCAATCAGCTCTTACCGTCTCAGTTGTTCTACTCGCTGGGTAGCGCAACAGAAGAGATCAAGATCAACTCGGCCTATTCACAAAACAACCTTGTGTCCTTCGCCGGTCGGTTGAATTACGCGTTCCGCGATCGGTATTTAGTAACCCTGACCGCTCGGGAAGACGGTTCCTCCAAGCTAGCAACGGGGAATAAATGGACGTTCTTCCCCTCGGCTGCTTTTGCCTGGCGGATTATCGAAGAAAAATTTATGCAGGGCGTAAAGGGACTGAGCGATTTGAAACTGCGGGCGAGTTACGGTGTAGCCGGCAACGACCCATCAGGGCCGTATGCTACGCAAACAACCCTGACCCGGCTGGCTTTCGGGTATGACGACGTCCCTGCTCCGGCCTACACCTTCTCCCGGAACGTAGGAAACGCGGAATTAGGCTGGGAGTTATCGTACACCAAAAACGTCGGTCTGGACTTTGGCCTGCTGAATGGCCGGATCAATGCGTCGGTTGACTACTACGACACCCGCACCTCCGACCTGCTGCTGGATCGCGGCCTACCGCCAACAACGGGCGTAACGACTGTGAAACAAAACATCGGCAAAACGCGCAACCGCGGGGTTGAAGTTACACTGGGCAGTACGAACATCCGCATGCCAAACCTGAGCTGGTCGAGTAACGTCACCTTTACGCGGAACAAGGAAGAAATCACGGAACTGGTCACCGGCGGTAATGACATTGGAAACGGCTGGTTTATTGGCTATCCCATCAACGTTTTCTACGACTACGAAAAACTGGGTATCTGGCAAACCCCCGAAGCCGACGCAGCCGCCAAACTATCGCCGACGCAGCTACCCGGCGAGATTAAAGTGAAAGACCAGAACGGCGACGGTAAAATCGATGCGGTTAACGACCGGATCATTCTGGGTACCCCCCGCCCGAAATGGAGTGGCGGCTTTGATAACACCGTTAAATTCAAAGGCTTCGACCTGAATGTATTCCTGTACGCTCGTGTCGGCCAGATGATTAACTCCGACCGGTCGGCCCGGTTCGACCAGCAGGGTGTTGGCAACAGCACAGCGGGTCTGGACTACTGGACACCCGAAAATCCGACGAACGCCTATCCGCGTCCGAACAAGAACGGCGGCCTGAAATATCTATCGACGCTTGGGTATGTTAACGGCACCTACGCCCGCATTCGGAACATTACGCTGGCTTATAACGTACCCGCCAGCTTTCTCCGCTCAAAGGTCATTCGGGGTGTTCGGTTGTACGTAACGGGCAAAAACCTGTTCACGTTTACGAAGCTAAACTACGACCCGGAGCGGGGTGGCTCGGAGAACTTCCCCATGACCAAGCTCTATGTGTTTGGCCTGAATGTTAATCTATAACCCCTAACCCTTTACCAGTTATGTGCTTATCCATTGTCAAAAAAACGGGGTTACTGGCGTTGTCCCTGCTTACCCTGCTTTCGTGCAAAGACACACTGGAAGAATTTAACCCGAGCGGTCTGACCGCCGAAACGGTCTATACGACCCCCGAGGGCTTCGAAACCCTGGTTAACGCAGCCTATACGTATCAGCGCTGGTGGTACGGCAAGGAAGAAGGCTACAACATAGCCGAAACCGGTACCGACATCTGGACGAGCGGCTCGGGTGAAGCCTATCGTGATCTGACCCAATACCTGAATCTTCAAAGTAGTAATGCCGCCCTGACCAACGAATGGCGGGAGTTTTACGCAGCTGTCAATCTGTGCAACGGCGGCATTAGCCGCATCGATAAAGCTGGTCTGTCGGCCACTTTACGCCCAATTCGCGAGGGGGAACTGCGGTTCCTGCGGGCTTTTTATTACTGGCACATCGTTGAAACCTGGGGTAACGTTCATTTTACGACGCAGGAAACCAACGGGATTGTGTCAACGGCCAACCGCACCCCTACCGAAACGATTTACAACCAGATCTTCGAGGATTTAAAGTTTGCCGTCGCCAATCTGCCCGTTACGCAGCCTAGATACGGCAAAGTAACGAGAGGGGCCGCTCAGGCGTTTCTGGCGCGGATGTATCTGACCCGGGGCATGAACAAAGAAGCGCTCGAAATGGCGCAGGCTGTGCTGGCGAATACCAATTATAAGCTGGAAGCTAATTATGCCGACCTGTGGAAGATGAGTAATCTGAAAACGAAGGAAGCCATCTACGTCGTCGATTATTCCACGAATCTGGCCATTAATGACCTGGCAAACTCAACGTTTAACCCCTATGGCCACAACCGGGGCAGCAACAACGGCCACCTGCTGTTTTTAATGAAGTACGACGACCGGCCGGGTATGACACGTGACATCGCCTATGGGCGTCCGTTTAACCGGTATATGCCAACCCGTTTCCTGCTCGATCTGTACAGCGATGACGATGCGCGCTACGAGGGTTCGTTTATGGAAGTCTGGCGGGCTAACTCCACCTCTCGTCCGGCGGGTATGAACCTGGGGGATACAGCGGTGTACTGCACGAGAAAAGAAATCCCGGATGCTTTTGAAGCGACCCGGAAGTACCAGATTTACGACCGCAGTAAGATCTATAACGCAAACGGAACTGTAAAAGACAACCTGCGTTACCCGACCCTGTCGAAATTTATGGACCCAACCCGGGCCAGTTTAAACGAGGCACAAAGCGCACGCGATGTGTTTGTCATCCGGCTGGCCGAGGTCTACCTGATTGCTGCTGAAGCGCAGATGAAACTGGGTAACCTGCAGGCCGCTGCCGATTACATCAACGTGTTACGTACACGGGCTGCCAAAGCCGGTAAAACCGCTGCCATGCAGATTGCGCCCGCTCAGGTGACGCTTGATTTCATCCTGGATGAACGGGCCCGGGAACTGGCCGGTGAGCAGATTCGCTGGTTCGATCTGAAACGTACCGGTAAACTGCTGGAGCGCATTCGGACTTACGCACCAGACAATGCCGTCAATCTTCAGGACTACCATGTTGTACGCCCCATTCCGCAAACCCAGTTAGATGCCGTGACGAACAAATCCGAGTTTACCCAAAATCAGGGGTATCAATAAAAAGCTAGGGAAAGCAGATCATCCGATTCAGCCTGGTTTGCTTTCCTTCTTCTTACAGGCCGGTAGATTGTAAAAAACTATGACGACAACCCATCGATTCCTAAGCCTTGTGTTTTCTGCACTGGCTCCGTTTGCGGCTACGGCCCAGACAACTTCACCCTATAGCTGGACGAACCTGCCGAAGGTTACCCAACCCGCTTTTCGGAAGGACACCATAACGATTCTGGCGCATGGTGCCAAACCAGATGGCGTTACGTTGAGCACCAAGGCGATCAATGCGGCTATTCTGGCCTGTAGCCAGAAAGGCGGTGGTGTGGTGCTGGTACCCGCCGGACTGTGGATGACCGGGCCCATTGAGCTGAAAAGCAACGTAAACCTGCACCTGAAAAAGGCGGCTACCCTGCTGTTTACGACCGACAAAAGCCAGTACGCTCTGGTTGAAGGCACATACGAAGGCAAACGGGCAGCCCGCAATCAGTCCCCCATATCGGGCGTCAACCTGGAAAACGTGGCGATTACCGGCCAGGGAATCGTGGATGGCAACGGCGACGTTTGGCGGGCCGTTCATAAAAGCCAGTTGACCGAAAGTCAGTGGAAAGAGAAGGTGGAATCGGGTGGTGTGCTCAAAGATGACGGCAAAACCTGGTATCCGAGTGAGCAGTTCAAACGGGCCAGTACCGAAAACCGAAGCATGCTGCTGACGGCCGGGAAACAACCGCAGGATTTTGCCGATATGAAAGACTTTCTGCGGCCCAACCTGCTGGTCCTGACCAGCTGCAAAAAAGTTTTGCTGGAAGGCGTTACGTTCCAGAACTCGCCGGCCTGGTGCCTGCATCCCCTGATGTGTCAGGACCTGACAATTCGAAACGTGACCACCAAGAACCCGGAGTATGCGCACAATGGCGACGGTATGGACATCGAATCCTGTAAGAACTTCCTCATCGAGGGCTGTACACTGGACGTCGGCGATGATGCCATCTGCATCAAATCGGGAAAGGACGAAGAAGGCCGTAAACGCGGCATGCCTACGGAAAATGGCGTAATCCGGAACAATACCGTCTATAACGGCCACGGCGGGTTTGTGGTCGGTAGCGAAATGAGCGGAGGAG is from Spirosoma taeanense and encodes:
- a CDS encoding TonB-dependent receptor, with translation MKKLETVSISSFSNRRTKPFMGLIHFSVVQLMLILVGASVSLALDGYGQELMNRPVTLKIEGQRLRVVLAQIERQTAARFVYSSKAVNVDQPVTISLTDKRLNEALNELLKPLRLAYRLVGGQIVLEADGHTRVEPQNAESADRVVTGKVTDEKNAGLPGVSVVVKGSTRGSTTDANGAFRLTVPDGNGVVLMFSFVGYQSQDIQVGNQETINVSLVPDVSALDEVVVIGYGAVRKKDLTGSVVQLKSEELKEVPTANVLEAAQGKIAGADITRSSGQAGARVNISIRGNRSIGGNNAPLIIVDGIQYSNLEDINANDIETMDVLKDASSIAIYGSRGANGVILITTKKGKTGKPDISFNAYSGISEVTMYPKAMDINGFRDFKREAWRAAGVWKSPADDAAIFTNVAEYDALQKGLWTDYQDALIHNGLQQDYQVGIRAGTDRLKSYVSVDYFNEKGILKLDELKRYTGRLNVDYTITDWMKIGLQSQLTYYNQSLRRDPLNQANKISPLGSLYDANGNFNYIMLDGQTANPLSDEQPNVFNNSVLTTRILTNGYLEITPFKGFTARSTIGVNLASIRDGSYASPKSIDRSLTGKSLSMYNASNSRSINWENVVTYQRSAGQHAMTLTGIASYIGNMSDNVAASGVNQLLPSQLFYSLGSATEEIKINSAYSQNNLVSFAGRLNYAFRDRYLVTLTAREDGSSKLATGNKWTFFPSAAFAWRIIEEKFMQGVKGLSDLKLRASYGVAGNDPSGPYATQTTLTRLAFGYDDVPAPAYTFSRNVGNAELGWELSYTKNVGLDFGLLNGRINASVDYYDTRTSDLLLDRGLPPTTGVTTVKQNIGKTRNRGVEVTLGSTNIRMPNLSWSSNVTFTRNKEEITELVTGGNDIGNGWFIGYPINVFYDYEKLGIWQTPEADAAAKLSPTQLPGEIKVKDQNGDGKIDAVNDRIILGTPRPKWSGGFDNTVKFKGFDLNVFLYARVGQMINSDRSARFDQQGVGNSTAGLDYWTPENPTNAYPRPNKNGGLKYLSTLGYVNGTYARIRNITLAYNVPASFLRSKVIRGVRLYVTGKNLFTFTKLNYDPERGGSENFPMTKLYVFGLNVNL
- a CDS encoding glycoside hydrolase family 28 protein, whose amino-acid sequence is MTTTHRFLSLVFSALAPFAATAQTTSPYSWTNLPKVTQPAFRKDTITILAHGAKPDGVTLSTKAINAAILACSQKGGGVVLVPAGLWMTGPIELKSNVNLHLKKAATLLFTTDKSQYALVEGTYEGKRAARNQSPISGVNLENVAITGQGIVDGNGDVWRAVHKSQLTESQWKEKVESGGVLKDDGKTWYPSEQFKRASTENRSMLLTAGKQPQDFADMKDFLRPNLLVLTSCKKVLLEGVTFQNSPAWCLHPLMCQDLTIRNVTTKNPEYAHNGDGMDIESCKNFLIEGCTLDVGDDAICIKSGKDEEGRKRGMPTENGVIRNNTVYNGHGGFVVGSEMSGGARNIFVYNCTFMGTDKGLRFKSVRGRGGVVEHIYAKDIYMKNIAQEAIFFDMYYFVKFATDGERDERPVVNEGTPVFRNMRFENIVCSGATKGVFVRGLPEMPISNITMEKLVLQTDKGVELIDASGIRFKQVQLITKSTKPVILVDNSNNLTFDSIQYDPQASLLFSINGERSQAIEVKNTDVAKAQTKAEFNKGALEKNLILSSIK
- a CDS encoding RagB/SusD family nutrient uptake outer membrane protein, with the protein product MCLSIVKKTGLLALSLLTLLSCKDTLEEFNPSGLTAETVYTTPEGFETLVNAAYTYQRWWYGKEEGYNIAETGTDIWTSGSGEAYRDLTQYLNLQSSNAALTNEWREFYAAVNLCNGGISRIDKAGLSATLRPIREGELRFLRAFYYWHIVETWGNVHFTTQETNGIVSTANRTPTETIYNQIFEDLKFAVANLPVTQPRYGKVTRGAAQAFLARMYLTRGMNKEALEMAQAVLANTNYKLEANYADLWKMSNLKTKEAIYVVDYSTNLAINDLANSTFNPYGHNRGSNNGHLLFLMKYDDRPGMTRDIAYGRPFNRYMPTRFLLDLYSDDDARYEGSFMEVWRANSTSRPAGMNLGDTAVYCTRKEIPDAFEATRKYQIYDRSKIYNANGTVKDNLRYPTLSKFMDPTRASLNEAQSARDVFVIRLAEVYLIAAEAQMKLGNLQAAADYINVLRTRAAKAGKTAAMQIAPAQVTLDFILDERARELAGEQIRWFDLKRTGKLLERIRTYAPDNAVNLQDYHVVRPIPQTQLDAVTNKSEFTQNQGYQ